Proteins from a single region of Microbacterium sp. zg-Y818:
- a CDS encoding OsmC family peroxiredoxin, producing MSVTSEASTTWQGTLFEGSGEVDLGTSHQGPFAVNWKARSEGSASVTTPEELIAAAHSSCFSMALSNALAQNGTPPERIETTASVTFVPGEGIRGSHLNVNASVPGLSPEDFARLAEEAKSGCPVSAALAGIEITLEATLA from the coding sequence ATGAGCGTCACGAGCGAAGCCAGCACCACGTGGCAGGGCACACTTTTCGAAGGGTCGGGCGAGGTGGACCTCGGAACCTCGCACCAGGGTCCGTTCGCCGTGAACTGGAAGGCCCGCAGCGAGGGATCCGCGTCGGTGACGACCCCCGAAGAGCTCATCGCCGCCGCGCATTCGTCCTGTTTCTCGATGGCGCTCTCGAACGCGCTCGCCCAGAACGGCACGCCCCCCGAGCGCATCGAGACCACCGCCTCGGTCACCTTCGTCCCGGGAGAGGGCATCCGCGGCAGCCACCTGAACGTCAACGCGAGCGTCCCCGGCCTGTCGCCGGAGGACTTCGCCCGCCTCGCCGAAGAGGCCAAGAGCGGGTGCCCCGTGTCGGCCGCACTCGCGGGCATCGAGATCACCCTCGAGGCGACCCTCGCCTGA
- a CDS encoding DUF4395 domain-containing protein — protein sequence MNRPVDATPAGIDPRGPRFAAAITSALLLGTTLLGLVGMSTARAPFGWFAYQPLADEVFAPVGWAVAQASVAERAGDPGFVALLVLALLFLWGVLSPRTAPWAALFRTLVKPRLAPPTDLEDPRPPRFAQGVGLFVCALGLLLHLAGVPWSLPVAAAAAFVASFLNAAFGLCLGCHLYLLLQRVGLVGRARPGTA from the coding sequence GTGAACCGGCCTGTGGATGCCACGCCCGCCGGGATCGACCCCCGCGGTCCCCGCTTCGCGGCGGCCATCACGTCGGCACTGCTGCTCGGGACCACGCTGCTCGGCCTCGTGGGCATGTCGACCGCCCGCGCGCCGTTCGGCTGGTTCGCCTACCAACCGCTGGCCGACGAGGTCTTCGCCCCCGTCGGCTGGGCCGTCGCACAGGCGTCCGTGGCCGAGCGTGCCGGTGACCCGGGCTTCGTCGCCCTGCTCGTCCTGGCGCTGCTGTTCCTGTGGGGCGTGCTGTCACCGCGCACGGCGCCCTGGGCGGCGCTCTTCCGCACGCTCGTGAAGCCACGGCTGGCCCCGCCGACCGACCTCGAGGACCCGCGCCCACCGCGGTTCGCGCAGGGTGTCGGGCTCTTCGTGTGCGCTCTCGGCCTGCTGCTGCACCTGGCGGGCGTGCCGTGGTCGCTGCCCGTCGCCGCGGCGGCGGCCTTCGTCGCCAGCTTCCTCAACGCCGCGTTCGGCCTCTGCCTCGGCTGTCACCTGTACCTGCTGCTGCAGCGGGTCGGGCTCGTGGGCCGAGCACGCCCCGGCACGGCCTGA
- a CDS encoding TIGR01777 family oxidoreductase, whose amino-acid sequence MVDQGRPRRVVLAGASGLIGSALAESLRADGIAVTTLVRRAPAAPDEVEWLTDDSPLNPDVLAGADAVVGLNGASIGRFPWTEAYKHELLWSRITPTQAIARAVRDLGDDAPAFLSSSAVGYYGSAPGERLAETAGRGETFLADLCGEWETAAFAAGDRARVVALRTAPVVHREGVLKPLLLLTRAGVSGPIGRGTQAWPWISLDDEVRAIRHLIDADVEGPVNLSGPTRATANDLGFALAVQLNRPYLVRAPAWAMRLVLGPDATEALLTTDAFVVPHVLEATGFDFEHETVDEAVAAALAS is encoded by the coding sequence ATGGTCGACCAGGGACGACCACGACGCGTCGTGCTGGCGGGGGCGTCGGGGCTGATCGGCAGCGCGCTCGCCGAGTCGCTGCGCGCCGACGGCATCGCCGTCACCACACTCGTGCGTCGGGCGCCCGCCGCCCCCGACGAGGTCGAGTGGCTCACCGACGACTCCCCGCTCAACCCCGACGTGCTCGCCGGCGCCGACGCGGTGGTGGGCCTCAACGGCGCCAGCATCGGGCGGTTTCCCTGGACCGAGGCATACAAGCACGAGCTGCTGTGGTCGCGCATCACGCCGACGCAGGCAATCGCCCGTGCCGTGCGCGACCTGGGCGACGACGCCCCCGCCTTCCTGTCGTCGTCGGCGGTGGGATATTACGGATCCGCGCCCGGCGAGCGTCTCGCCGAGACCGCCGGCCGGGGTGAGACGTTCCTCGCCGACCTCTGCGGCGAATGGGAGACGGCAGCCTTCGCGGCCGGTGACCGTGCCCGGGTCGTCGCGCTGCGCACCGCGCCCGTCGTGCACCGCGAGGGGGTCCTGAAGCCCCTGTTGCTGCTGACTCGGGCGGGTGTCTCCGGTCCGATCGGCCGCGGCACGCAGGCGTGGCCGTGGATCTCGCTCGACGACGAGGTGCGTGCGATCCGCCACCTCATCGATGCCGACGTCGAAGGACCCGTGAACCTGTCGGGGCCCACACGGGCGACCGCGAACGACCTCGGCTTCGCGCTGGCGGTGCAGCTGAACCGCCCCTACCTCGTGCGTGCGCCCGCCTGGGCGATGCGACTCGTGCTCGGCCCGGACGCGACCGAGGCGCTGCTCACGACCGATGCGTTCGTCGTACCGCACGTGCTGGAGGCGACGGGCTTCGACTTCGAGCATGAGACCGTCGACGAGGCGGTCGCGGCGGCGCTGGCTTCGTAG
- a CDS encoding ABC transporter ATP-binding protein, protein MTEALLELRDVTRSFAGPPEVQALKGVNLRIARGDYVSIVGPSGSGKSTMLNMLGLLDRPSVGEYRIDGVVTGTLTENERAAVRARRIGFVFQSFHLMPRRTVLDNVLMPMLYSGVPRHERERRARDTLERVGLEHRLDFLPTTLSGGERQRVAVARAVVSTPSVLLADEPTGNLDAATSEEVMELFDDLRADGLTLVVITHDSTVAARADRRVRIADGRLSEES, encoded by the coding sequence GTGACCGAGGCGCTCCTGGAGCTTCGGGACGTGACCCGTTCGTTCGCCGGTCCGCCCGAGGTGCAGGCGCTCAAGGGCGTCAACCTGCGCATCGCCCGCGGGGACTACGTCTCCATCGTCGGGCCGAGTGGGTCGGGCAAGTCGACGATGCTGAACATGCTGGGGCTGCTGGACCGCCCGAGCGTGGGGGAGTACCGCATCGACGGTGTCGTGACCGGGACCCTCACCGAGAACGAGCGCGCGGCGGTGCGTGCGCGCCGGATCGGGTTCGTGTTCCAGTCGTTCCACCTCATGCCGCGGCGCACCGTCTTGGACAACGTGCTCATGCCGATGCTCTACAGCGGGGTGCCGCGGCACGAGCGCGAACGCCGGGCCCGTGACACGCTCGAGCGGGTGGGGCTGGAGCACCGCCTCGATTTCCTTCCCACGACGCTTTCCGGTGGCGAGCGGCAGCGTGTCGCCGTCGCGCGCGCCGTGGTCAGCACCCCCAGCGTGCTGCTGGCTGACGAGCCGACGGGAAACCTGGATGCCGCCACCTCCGAAGAGGTGATGGAGCTGTTCGACGACCTGCGCGCCGACGGGCTCACCCTCGTCGTCATCACCCACGACAGCACCGTGGCCGCCCGCGCCGACCGGCGCGTGCGCATCGCCGACGGTCGCCTGAGCGAGGAGTCCTGA
- a CDS encoding GNAT family N-acetyltransferase, producing MVSLRPAPVDDPAARELLEEYFAMRAETFPGPAYRTVFPDPAAFTPDAGVFLMVEDDEGRAVGCGGIRRIADGPDGRRYEVKHLYLRPETRGRGWGRLLLGGLEDAARQWGAGELVLDTHHSLEAAGRLYAASGFVAIEPYNDNSNATRWYGKVLGERSAPRSDAGPAHSRSE from the coding sequence ATGGTGAGCCTGCGCCCCGCACCCGTCGACGACCCCGCCGCGCGCGAGCTGCTCGAGGAGTACTTCGCCATGCGGGCCGAGACCTTCCCCGGCCCGGCGTACCGCACCGTCTTCCCCGACCCGGCGGCCTTCACTCCCGACGCGGGGGTGTTCCTGATGGTCGAGGACGACGAGGGGCGCGCGGTCGGCTGTGGCGGCATCCGGCGCATCGCCGACGGCCCTGACGGGCGCCGATACGAGGTGAAGCACCTGTACCTGCGGCCCGAGACGCGCGGTCGCGGGTGGGGCCGGCTGTTGCTGGGTGGGCTCGAGGATGCCGCGCGGCAGTGGGGGGCCGGCGAGCTCGTCCTCGACACGCACCACAGTCTCGAAGCGGCGGGGCGGCTGTACGCGGCATCCGGGTTCGTCGCCATCGAGCCGTACAACGACAACAGCAACGCGACCCGGTGGTATGGGAAGGTGCTCGGCGAGCGATCGGCTCCGCGCAGCGATGCGGGGCCAGCACACAGCCGTTCCGAGTAG
- a CDS encoding ABC transporter permease, which translates to MRWRPRLRRKPVASDSAAASDSAEGDTTAATDLVPHVRRADRFTFQDLVVEATADIGSRPGRLAMTLVGTVLGIGALVATIGFAQTAAHQIERQFDAVKATQVVVSPGETATASGGSAATARLPWDGVDRVTRLVGVEAATLVADLSLGDDSITAVPVNDPSAPAVASPALVAATAGLLDVIGGQLVTGRMFDAGHDQRADRVVVLGARAAERLGINRVDRQPSVFIGGVPYAVVGVFDGVQARGGLLDAVVMPMQTARAERALTAPGEMQIRISMGTGPQVGKQSAIALSPGAPENLEVAAPSARSVLGDSVSADVNVVFLILGGIVLLAGALGIANVTMLNVIERVPEIGLRRALGATGRQIASQFVVESIIIGLLGGLLGAALAVVSVVLFSVAQQWTPIIDPWIAVGGAVLGAVVGLVAGWFPARRASRIEPVTALRGGR; encoded by the coding sequence ATGCGGTGGCGTCCTCGGCTGCGGCGTAAGCCCGTGGCATCCGACTCCGCTGCGGCATCCGACTCCGCGGAAGGCGACACCACGGCAGCGACTGATCTCGTGCCCCACGTGCGGCGCGCCGATCGCTTCACCTTCCAGGATCTCGTGGTCGAGGCGACCGCGGACATCGGCTCCAGGCCGGGCCGGCTGGCGATGACGCTCGTGGGAACGGTGCTCGGCATCGGTGCCCTGGTCGCGACGATCGGCTTCGCGCAGACGGCCGCGCACCAGATCGAGCGTCAATTCGACGCGGTGAAGGCGACGCAGGTGGTGGTCTCGCCCGGCGAGACCGCGACCGCGTCGGGCGGCAGCGCGGCCACGGCCCGGCTGCCGTGGGACGGCGTCGACCGCGTCACACGGCTCGTCGGCGTGGAGGCGGCGACGCTCGTCGCCGACTTGTCGCTCGGTGATGACTCCATCACCGCCGTGCCGGTGAACGACCCCTCGGCGCCCGCGGTCGCGTCGCCCGCCCTCGTCGCCGCGACGGCAGGCCTGCTCGACGTGATCGGCGGGCAACTGGTGACCGGTCGCATGTTCGACGCCGGGCACGACCAGCGGGCGGACCGTGTCGTGGTGCTCGGTGCGCGCGCGGCGGAGCGCTTGGGGATCAACCGGGTGGACCGGCAGCCGTCGGTGTTCATCGGGGGAGTCCCCTACGCCGTCGTCGGGGTCTTCGACGGGGTGCAGGCCCGCGGCGGGCTGCTCGACGCCGTCGTCATGCCGATGCAGACGGCGCGCGCGGAGCGGGCGCTGACGGCCCCCGGCGAGATGCAGATCCGGATATCCATGGGAACCGGGCCGCAGGTGGGCAAGCAGTCGGCCATCGCGCTGTCGCCCGGTGCCCCCGAGAACCTGGAGGTCGCCGCGCCGTCGGCGCGCTCAGTCCTCGGCGACAGCGTGAGCGCCGACGTCAACGTGGTCTTCCTGATCCTCGGAGGCATCGTGCTGCTGGCGGGTGCGCTGGGCATCGCGAACGTGACGATGCTCAACGTCATCGAGCGCGTGCCCGAGATCGGCCTGCGCCGGGCGCTGGGCGCGACGGGACGGCAGATCGCATCGCAGTTCGTGGTGGAGTCGATCATCATCGGGCTGCTCGGCGGTCTGCTGGGAGCCGCGCTGGCCGTGGTGTCGGTCGTACTGTTCTCGGTGGCACAGCAATGGACACCGATCATCGACCCGTGGATCGCCGTCGGCGGCGCGGTCCTCGGCGCTGTGGTCGGTCTCGTCGCCGGCTGGTTCCCGGCTCGGCGTGCCTCGCGCATCGAGCCGGTGACCGCGCTGCGCGGCGGCCGCTGA
- the dapB gene encoding 4-hydroxy-tetrahydrodipicolinate reductase, translating into MTTRVALVGATGKLGSIVSGVVAETEGFELVAALSSASDLSEMDAADLVIDTSTPAVSIDVVRRAVERGKQLLVGTSGWSAERIALVRPLVQDAGTGAVFIPNFSLGSVLGTALAAASAPFFPSIEIVEAHRETKVDSPSGTAVRTAELIAASRSQVGPVESPHVDQRARGQQVASVPIHSLRRPGVIARQETILSGPGESLSIVHDTIDPARAYAPGIRLALQAARDARGVVVGLDSFLDIGIRFPGAEPADAGIDEGGVPGQVARTTGA; encoded by the coding sequence ATGACGACACGCGTGGCCCTCGTCGGCGCGACCGGCAAGCTCGGCAGCATCGTGAGCGGGGTCGTGGCCGAGACAGAAGGCTTCGAACTGGTTGCGGCGCTGTCGTCGGCGAGCGATCTTTCGGAGATGGATGCCGCCGACCTCGTGATCGACACCTCGACCCCCGCCGTCTCGATCGACGTCGTGCGCCGCGCCGTCGAGCGGGGGAAGCAGCTGCTCGTGGGAACCTCCGGGTGGTCGGCCGAGCGCATCGCCCTCGTGCGCCCGCTCGTGCAGGACGCGGGCACCGGCGCCGTGTTCATCCCGAACTTCTCGCTCGGCTCCGTGCTCGGAACCGCGCTCGCCGCGGCATCCGCCCCGTTCTTCCCCTCGATCGAGATCGTCGAGGCTCACCGTGAGACCAAGGTCGATTCCCCCAGCGGCACCGCGGTGCGCACCGCCGAGCTGATCGCCGCCTCGCGCTCCCAGGTCGGTCCCGTCGAGTCGCCACACGTCGACCAGCGCGCACGCGGGCAGCAGGTCGCGAGCGTGCCGATCCATTCGCTGCGCCGTCCCGGGGTCATCGCCCGCCAGGAGACGATCCTCTCGGGGCCGGGGGAGTCGCTGTCGATCGTGCACGACACCATCGACCCCGCCCGCGCCTACGCGCCCGGAATCCGCCTGGCACTGCAGGCCGCACGGGACGCCCGCGGGGTGGTGGTGGGCCTCGACAGCTTCTTGGACATCGGCATCCGTTTTCCCGGCGCGGAACCGGCCGATGCGGGTATCGACGAAGGCGGCGTGCCCGGTCAGGTCGCCCGCACCACCGGCGCATGA